From the Desulfovibrio sp. JY genome, one window contains:
- a CDS encoding PilZ domain-containing protein encodes MEEKRAFMRIPTRLAGYLRPLPGPDDIQIFRESPFLGGGSGACHDPREAGMSEALHAMLCSINAKLDMLLSMQSRDELTADFPVTLEILEISGAGVRFVASQELDVDQYVEAVIVLARFPLRMAGAVGRILRHEDDLDGRVVYALDFTRIRERDLESIVQFVFQSQRDDLRGKKWD; translated from the coding sequence GGCTATCTGCGGCCGTTGCCGGGACCGGACGACATCCAGATCTTCCGGGAATCGCCGTTTCTCGGCGGCGGCTCGGGAGCTTGCCACGATCCTCGCGAGGCGGGCATGAGCGAGGCGCTGCACGCCATGCTGTGCTCGATCAACGCCAAGCTCGACATGCTGCTCTCCATGCAAAGCCGCGACGAACTCACGGCCGATTTTCCGGTGACCCTGGAAATCCTTGAGATAAGCGGCGCTGGCGTGCGGTTTGTGGCCTCGCAGGAACTGGACGTGGACCAATACGTGGAGGCGGTCATCGTGCTGGCGCGGTTTCCGCTCCGCATGGCCGGCGCCGTGGGGCGCATCCTGCGCCATGAGGATGACCTGGATGGCCGCGTCGTTTACGCCCTCGATTTCACACGCATCCGGGAACGGGATCTGGAAAGCATCGTACAATTTGTCTTCCAAAGCCAGCGCGACGACCTGCGCGGAAAGAAATGGGACTAA